In Luteitalea sp. TBR-22, one genomic interval encodes:
- a CDS encoding tRNA-dihydrouridine synthase, giving the protein MSVLSVLSGPALVMAPMTKGGNLPYRRLCQAFGATVTMSEMAVVRSLQQRRRAEFALIQRAPDERCFGVQLAGRSPDELRWGAALVAERGADFVDLNLGCPIDEFTRRGLGSALLRQPRRIERLVAAMKEGAGTLPVTVKIRLGWNEDERNAVDVARAAEAGGADALTVHGRTRSARYRYQADWVAIGEVAQAVRIPVVGNGDILFPEDIERSRAIAGVQAVMIARGALIKPWIFAEALGRPVDDSAEGRLAIYREYVRLGREHFGDDERGYTRFRPFLVWHLGLWCRHVPRAEDGSYVPMQERAVFDNPRSPLEALLARPEPEVHGWIADRLLAGDELRAEDLPADIVPEAPADPRDRRAPAETPAAG; this is encoded by the coding sequence ATGTCCGTTCTCTCTGTCCTCTCCGGTCCGGCGCTCGTCATGGCGCCGATGACCAAGGGAGGCAACCTACCCTATCGACGCCTCTGCCAGGCATTCGGCGCCACGGTGACCATGAGCGAGATGGCCGTGGTCCGCAGCCTGCAACAGCGCCGACGCGCCGAATTCGCCCTTATCCAGCGTGCCCCCGACGAGCGCTGCTTCGGCGTGCAGCTCGCCGGCCGCTCCCCCGACGAGCTCCGGTGGGGCGCCGCCCTGGTCGCCGAACGCGGCGCCGATTTCGTCGACCTCAACCTCGGCTGCCCCATCGACGAGTTCACCCGTCGCGGGCTCGGCTCCGCGTTGCTCCGGCAGCCCCGTCGCATCGAGCGGCTCGTGGCGGCCATGAAGGAGGGCGCCGGCACCCTGCCGGTGACCGTCAAGATTCGACTCGGCTGGAATGAAGACGAGCGAAACGCGGTAGATGTTGCACGGGCGGCGGAAGCCGGTGGGGCCGATGCCCTGACGGTCCACGGACGGACCCGCTCGGCGCGGTACCGGTACCAGGCCGACTGGGTGGCCATCGGCGAGGTGGCGCAGGCCGTCCGCATCCCGGTGGTGGGCAACGGCGACATCCTGTTTCCCGAGGACATCGAGCGCAGCCGGGCGATTGCCGGCGTGCAGGCCGTGATGATCGCCCGCGGGGCGCTCATCAAGCCCTGGATCTTCGCCGAGGCGCTGGGGCGCCCGGTGGACGACTCGGCCGAGGGTCGGCTGGCCATCTACCGCGAGTACGTCCGCCTGGGGCGCGAGCACTTCGGCGACGACGAGCGCGGGTATACCCGCTTCCGGCCGTTCCTCGTATGGCACCTCGGCCTGTGGTGCCGCCATGTGCCGAGGGCCGAGGACGGCTCCTACGTGCCGATGCAGGAGCGCGCCGTGTTCGACAACCCACGCTCGCCGCTCGAGGCGCTGCTGGCGCGGCCGGAACCCGAAGTGCACGGCTGGATTGCCGACCGCCTGCTGGCCGGCGACGAGCTGCGCGCCGAGGATCTGCCCGCCGACATCGTCCCCGAAGCGCCCGCCGACCCGCGGGACCGGCGGGCGCCGGCAGAGACGCCGGCGGCAGGCTGA
- a CDS encoding DUF4252 domain-containing protein, with product MRRVIVMCVVLSGLLVAVPARGQQLQLPDLSRLSASATDVVDVSVDQALLGMAAAFMGNGPDDAQVKSLVSSLKGIYVKSFTFAKDGAFDPSLLEPVRRQLATGQWSRLMSAKSSKDGSDMAVYLWRNGDRPGGLAVLSVEPREVTVVNIVGSIDLAQLQALQGKFGVPDLELGDTKGPKGPKGPK from the coding sequence ATGCGTCGAGTGATCGTGATGTGTGTCGTGCTGTCCGGGCTGCTCGTCGCCGTCCCGGCCCGTGGCCAGCAACTGCAACTGCCGGATCTGTCGCGCCTCAGCGCCAGCGCCACCGACGTGGTCGACGTGTCGGTCGATCAGGCGCTGCTCGGCATGGCCGCCGCCTTCATGGGCAACGGCCCTGACGACGCTCAGGTGAAGTCGCTTGTGTCGTCGCTGAAGGGGATTTACGTGAAGAGCTTCACGTTTGCCAAGGACGGGGCGTTCGACCCGTCCTTGCTGGAGCCGGTGCGCCGGCAACTGGCGACGGGCCAGTGGTCGCGCCTCATGTCGGCCAAGTCGTCCAAGGACGGCAGCGACATGGCGGTGTACCTCTGGCGCAACGGCGATCGTCCCGGCGGGCTCGCCGTGCTGAGCGTGGAGCCGCGCGAGGTGACCGTGGTCAACATCGTCGGCTCCATCGACCTGGCGCAGTTGCAGGCGCTGCAGGGCAAGTTCGGCGTGCCGGATCTCGAACTGGGCGACACGAAGGGGCCGAAGGGACCCAAGGGTCCGAAGTAG
- a CDS encoding YajQ family cyclic di-GMP-binding protein, with translation MAASASFDITSTVDLQEVDNAVNQAQKEIGQRYDFKGAKIEIDFDKAKSTITLLADDDYKLSSVWEVLQSKMFKRGVPIKNMKLGDKESAAGSAVRRVVSLQQGIPTEAAKAIVKFLKDEGMKKVQATIMAEQVRVSSNSKDELQEAMKRLRGHDFGIELMFGNYRS, from the coding sequence ATGGCTGCGAGCGCGAGCTTCGACATCACGTCCACCGTGGACCTGCAGGAAGTGGACAACGCCGTCAATCAGGCCCAGAAGGAGATCGGCCAGCGCTACGACTTCAAGGGCGCCAAGATCGAGATCGACTTCGACAAGGCCAAGAGCACCATCACGCTGCTCGCCGACGACGACTACAAGCTGTCGTCGGTGTGGGAGGTGCTCCAGAGCAAGATGTTCAAGCGTGGCGTGCCGATCAAGAACATGAAGCTGGGCGACAAGGAGTCGGCCGCCGGCAGCGCCGTGCGCCGCGTCGTCTCGCTGCAGCAGGGCATCCCCACCGAGGCCGCCAAGGCCATCGTCAAGTTCCTCAAGGACGAGGGGATGAAGAAGGTGCAGGCGACGATCATGGCCGAGCAGGTGCGCGTCAGCTCCAACTCGAAGGACGAACTGCAGGAGGCCATGAAGCGCCTCCGCGGTCACGACTTCGGCATCGAGCTGATGTTCGGGAACTATCGGTCGTAG
- a CDS encoding STAS domain-containing protein, protein MPHPFKVHRTAEGDVSVLHLEGFLDAHTAPAFEQAIQAELDASRSRIVVDGEKLTYISSAGLGVFMGFIEQIREQGGDLKICGLTPKVRQIFEILGFQAIYDMVDSVPDAVQRFVTSPTREA, encoded by the coding sequence ATGCCTCACCCGTTCAAGGTGCACCGGACCGCTGAAGGCGACGTCTCGGTGCTGCATCTCGAAGGCTTTCTCGACGCACACACGGCGCCGGCCTTCGAGCAGGCCATCCAGGCCGAGCTCGACGCCAGCCGCTCGCGGATCGTCGTCGACGGCGAGAAGCTGACCTACATCTCGTCGGCCGGCCTCGGCGTCTTCATGGGCTTCATCGAGCAGATTCGCGAGCAGGGCGGCGACCTGAAGATCTGCGGTCTCACCCCGAAGGTCCGGCAGATCTTCGAGATCCTGGGCTTCCAGGCGATCTACGACATGGTCGACAGCGTGCCCGACGCGGTGCAGCGCTTCGTGACCAGCCCCACCCGGGAGGCATAG
- a CDS encoding CaiB/BaiF CoA-transferase family protein, producing the protein MTAPLEGLRVLELGQLIAGPFSTMLLAYFGADVIKVEPPDGGDPLRTWRHVHNGTALWWYAMGRNKRCITADLRQEEARALVRRLVEHCDVVVENFRPGRLEAWGLGYEALKAINPRLIMVRISGFGQTGPYARRPGFAAVAEGMGGLRYVNGFPDRPPARANLSLGDTIGGLHAVLGLLLALHHRDGKGTGEGQVVDVALYESIFNLMESTLPEYATAGVVRERHGSTVSGIVPTNVYPCADGRYIIIGGNADSIFRRLMRTIGRVDLADDPRLQTNDGRVPHAAEIDEAIGAWTSTHPYDTAFALLDAADVPCGPIYSVADQMTDPHFAARGLIEHVTVDTGEDVAIPAIAPQLSSTPGRTTWPGPPLGAHNREIYGGLLGLDDAALADLRTRGVI; encoded by the coding sequence GTGACCGCGCCGCTGGAAGGCCTTCGCGTCCTCGAACTCGGCCAGCTGATCGCCGGGCCGTTCTCGACGATGCTGCTCGCGTATTTCGGGGCAGACGTCATCAAGGTGGAGCCCCCGGACGGTGGCGATCCGCTGCGCACCTGGCGCCACGTGCACAACGGGACGGCCCTGTGGTGGTACGCCATGGGCCGTAACAAGCGCTGCATCACGGCCGACCTGCGGCAGGAGGAGGCGAGGGCGCTGGTGCGTCGCCTCGTCGAGCACTGCGACGTGGTGGTCGAGAACTTCCGTCCGGGCCGCCTCGAGGCCTGGGGCCTCGGCTACGAGGCGCTCAAGGCCATCAACCCGCGGCTCATCATGGTCCGCATCTCCGGCTTCGGGCAGACGGGCCCGTACGCGCGGCGTCCCGGGTTTGCGGCGGTCGCCGAGGGGATGGGCGGCCTGCGCTACGTCAACGGCTTTCCCGACCGTCCACCGGCCCGCGCCAACCTCAGTCTCGGCGACACGATCGGCGGCCTGCACGCGGTGCTCGGACTGCTGCTCGCGCTGCATCATCGCGACGGCAAGGGGACCGGCGAGGGGCAGGTCGTGGACGTTGCGCTGTACGAGTCGATCTTCAACCTGATGGAGTCGACCCTGCCCGAGTACGCCACCGCGGGCGTGGTGCGCGAACGACACGGCTCGACGGTGAGCGGCATCGTGCCGACCAACGTGTATCCCTGCGCCGACGGCCGCTACATCATCATCGGGGGCAACGCCGACAGCATCTTCCGGCGCTTGATGCGCACCATCGGCCGCGTCGATCTCGCCGACGACCCGCGCCTGCAGACCAACGACGGCCGGGTGCCGCATGCCGCCGAGATCGACGAGGCCATCGGCGCGTGGACGTCGACGCACCCGTACGACACGGCGTTCGCGCTGCTCGATGCCGCCGACGTGCCCTGCGGTCCGATCTACTCGGTGGCCGATCAGATGACCGACCCGCACTTCGCCGCGCGCGGCCTCATCGAGCACGTCACCGTCGACACCGGCGAGGACGTGGCCATTCCCGCGATCGCGCCGCAACTCTCGTCGACGCCGGGGCGCACCACGTGGCCAGGCCCACCCCTCGGCGCACACAACCGCGAGATCTACGGCGGGCTGCTGGGCCTCGACGATGCCGCCCTCGCCGACCTGCGAACGCGCGGCGTGATCTGA
- a CDS encoding ATP-binding protein gives MTSLERTLTLTVPSATEHLALIREFVANVGSQAGLGDDDVAKLELAVDEACANVIEHAHGHDANKEVTVRATFDTATLRIEVVDEGEGFDPTAVPSTPVEQMVHDRRTGGLGLRVMKSLMDEVSYEILPGDRNRLRLLKRIQK, from the coding sequence ATGACCTCCCTCGAGCGGACGTTGACCCTGACAGTGCCGTCGGCCACCGAGCACCTGGCGCTGATCCGGGAGTTCGTCGCCAACGTCGGCTCGCAGGCGGGTCTGGGCGATGACGATGTCGCCAAGCTCGAGCTCGCGGTGGACGAGGCCTGCGCCAACGTGATCGAGCACGCCCACGGCCACGACGCCAACAAGGAAGTGACCGTCCGGGCCACCTTCGACACCGCGACCCTCCGCATCGAGGTCGTCGACGAAGGCGAGGGCTTCGACCCGACCGCGGTCCCGTCCACGCCGGTCGAGCAGATGGTGCACGACCGCCGCACCGGCGGCCTCGGCCTGCGGGTGATGAAGTCGCTCATGGACGAGGTCTCCTACGAGATCCTCCCGGGCGACCGCAATCGCCTCCGTCTCCTCAAGCGCATCCAGAAATAG
- a CDS encoding PP2C family protein-serine/threonine phosphatase, whose protein sequence is MAHVSVSRLESLLESAQLLHASLDLDNLLKHLLRTVMGRLLVTRAVIAIDAGDGPRVAMSRGVAEATLGQPFDEARATALGLRHHLPIGVPAVGLLATASPARPTVDEEERAFLEALLGIAATGISNANAHAQATRLNRDLDRKIQELRTLMELGRAFSRVNEVEEVARIFGLTVAGQWMVTRYAITVCRDGLGTVSRQQGVKLPPLATYQEAMHRLPDAALVADLEDSELRALFEAHKLCAVFSLRSGEQVCGFAALGPRPGGQSYTPADLELGAGMAAQAVVAFDNCWYFREVLDKKQYEKELAVAASIQQGLFPAALPSLSGFDVAAMNRPAQQVGGDYYDVLTLTDGDDEACLFCVADVSGKGLAASLLMSTIQATLRALLGREASLAELACRANELLFATTPGSKYATAALVLAHPHTGECRYVSGGHTESLLLRADGQRVWLGATGVPLGLFPGMVWEEVALTLREGDVLVLYSDGVSEAQTESFDEFGSERLADIVERERHRPATAITTALLDAIDEFVEGAPQFDDITLMVIKRI, encoded by the coding sequence GTGGCGCACGTCTCGGTCAGCCGCCTCGAGTCCCTCCTGGAATCGGCGCAGCTGCTGCACGCCTCTCTCGATCTCGACAACCTCCTCAAGCACCTGCTGCGCACGGTGATGGGCCGCCTGCTCGTCACGCGCGCCGTGATCGCCATCGACGCCGGCGACGGCCCGCGCGTCGCGATGTCGCGCGGCGTGGCGGAGGCGACGCTGGGGCAGCCCTTCGACGAGGCGCGCGCCACGGCGCTCGGCCTGCGCCACCACCTGCCGATCGGCGTGCCCGCCGTCGGCCTGCTCGCCACAGCGTCGCCGGCCCGGCCGACCGTCGACGAGGAGGAACGCGCCTTCCTCGAGGCCCTGCTCGGCATCGCCGCCACCGGCATCAGCAATGCCAATGCCCATGCGCAGGCGACCCGCCTCAATCGCGATCTCGATCGCAAGATCCAGGAGCTCCGCACGCTGATGGAGCTCGGGCGCGCGTTCTCGCGCGTCAACGAGGTCGAGGAGGTCGCGCGCATCTTCGGCCTCACCGTCGCCGGGCAGTGGATGGTGACCCGCTACGCCATCACCGTGTGCCGCGACGGCCTCGGAACGGTCTCGCGTCAGCAGGGCGTGAAACTGCCGCCGCTGGCGACCTACCAGGAGGCGATGCACCGCCTGCCGGACGCGGCGCTGGTGGCCGATCTCGAGGACTCCGAGCTGCGCGCGCTGTTCGAGGCCCACAAGCTGTGCGCGGTGTTCTCGCTGCGCAGCGGCGAGCAGGTCTGCGGATTCGCGGCCCTCGGGCCGCGTCCCGGCGGCCAGTCGTACACGCCGGCCGATCTCGAGCTCGGCGCGGGCATGGCGGCGCAGGCGGTGGTCGCCTTCGACAACTGCTGGTACTTCCGCGAGGTCCTCGACAAGAAGCAGTACGAGAAGGAGCTGGCGGTGGCGGCCAGCATCCAGCAGGGCCTGTTTCCCGCCGCCCTGCCGTCGCTCAGCGGCTTCGACGTCGCGGCCATGAACCGCCCCGCCCAGCAAGTCGGCGGCGACTACTACGACGTGCTCACGCTCACCGATGGCGACGACGAGGCCTGCCTGTTCTGCGTTGCCGACGTATCGGGCAAGGGCCTGGCGGCGTCGCTCCTGATGAGCACCATCCAGGCGACGCTCCGGGCCCTGCTCGGGCGCGAAGCCTCGCTGGCCGAGCTCGCGTGCCGTGCCAACGAGCTCCTGTTCGCCACCACGCCCGGCAGCAAATACGCCACGGCCGCCCTGGTGCTGGCGCACCCGCATACGGGGGAGTGTCGCTACGTGAGTGGCGGGCACACCGAGTCGCTGCTGCTCCGCGCCGATGGCCAGCGCGTGTGGCTCGGCGCCACCGGCGTGCCGCTCGGCCTCTTCCCGGGCATGGTGTGGGAGGAGGTCGCCCTGACCCTGCGCGAGGGCGACGTGCTGGTGTTGTACTCCGACGGCGTGAGCGAGGCCCAGACCGAGAGCTTCGACGAGTTCGGTTCCGAGCGCCTTGCCGACATCGTCGAGCGCGAACGGCACCGGCCGGCCACGGCGATCACCACCGCCCTGCTCGACGCCATCGACGAGTTCGTCGAGGGCGCCCCGCAGTTCGACGACATCACGCTGATGGTGATCAAGCGCATCTGA
- a CDS encoding RNA polymerase sigma factor, which translates to MNAPATFLTSSGLADRDQRLLASARQGDLDAFEALVRRHQRRVYTLAWHAVRDQMLAEEIAQDVFMQLHASLARIESAAHLGAWLRRTTTHRIIDTLRVRKPARPLDEVAEPQVGHAAGDPLATRLVHRALQRLAPRPRLVVMLRYMDDLAPTEIAETLDMSLNTVKSHLRRGMSVLRARLQREVLR; encoded by the coding sequence ATGAACGCCCCAGCGACCTTCCTCACCTCCTCCGGCCTGGCCGACCGCGACCAGCGCCTCCTGGCCAGCGCCCGGCAAGGCGACCTCGACGCCTTCGAGGCGCTCGTGCGGCGGCACCAGCGGCGGGTGTACACGCTGGCCTGGCACGCCGTGCGGGACCAGATGCTGGCCGAGGAAATCGCGCAGGACGTCTTCATGCAGTTGCACGCGAGCCTGGCGCGCATCGAGTCGGCCGCCCACCTGGGCGCCTGGCTGCGGCGGACGACGACCCACCGGATCATCGACACGCTGCGGGTGCGCAAGCCGGCCCGGCCGCTCGACGAGGTCGCCGAGCCGCAGGTGGGCCACGCGGCGGGTGACCCGCTCGCGACGCGCCTGGTGCACCGTGCGCTGCAGCGGCTCGCGCCGCGTCCGCGCCTGGTGGTGATGCTGCGCTACATGGACGACCTCGCGCCGACCGAGATCGCCGAGACCCTCGACATGTCCCTGAACACCGTCAAGAGTCACCTGCGCCGCGGCATGAGTGTGCTGCGGGCGCGCCTGCAGCGGGAGGTCCTGCGATGA
- a CDS encoding SET domain-containing protein, whose translation MAQRVTARKGSSKKNGSARRFEYAPLVIEGTKVKLKSRVAGQVVKLPDDYPLPAIERRRSGVHGWGVFALERIPKNKRIIYYAGQLVGAKESHDREVAYLEKGCIWCFELSTRWAVDAMYGGNVARFINHACKPNCYSHIIDGIIWIRAGRTIEAGEELSYDYYTGGTAEIPCKCRPGCKGQI comes from the coding sequence TTGGCACAGCGCGTCACGGCCCGCAAGGGCAGCAGCAAGAAGAACGGATCGGCCCGCCGCTTCGAGTACGCTCCCCTCGTCATCGAGGGCACCAAGGTCAAGCTGAAGTCCCGCGTCGCGGGCCAGGTGGTCAAGCTCCCCGACGATTACCCGTTGCCGGCGATCGAGCGGCGCAGGAGTGGCGTGCACGGCTGGGGCGTGTTCGCGCTCGAGCGCATCCCGAAGAACAAGCGGATCATCTACTACGCGGGCCAGTTGGTGGGCGCCAAGGAAAGCCACGACCGCGAGGTCGCGTACCTCGAGAAGGGCTGCATCTGGTGCTTCGAGCTGAGCACCCGCTGGGCCGTCGACGCGATGTACGGCGGCAACGTCGCGCGCTTCATCAACCACGCCTGCAAGCCGAACTGCTACAGCCACATCATCGACGGCATCATCTGGATCCGCGCCGGCCGCACCATCGAGGCAGGCGAGGAACTCTCGTACGACTACTACACGGGCGGCACCGCCGAGATCCCGTGCAAGTGCCGTCCGGGCTGCAAGGGCCAGATTTAG
- a CDS encoding YqiA/YcfP family alpha/beta fold hydrolase, with protein MITRVLYLHGFASSPQSGKGQFFTERFAEVGIPVVTPDLNAPDFGTLTVTRMLDEVGSVIAQGPPGPVVLMGSSMGGFVAWNAAARLAPVLPHHPIAKLVLLAPAVLFGHDRRDDFGPGVVDEWERAGTREFFHYGENRPRHLHFEFYRDAMTYHADQAVVHQPTLIFQGMQDEVVKPQGVIEFCQGRPNVSLRLLQDGHQLLGHLDQMWHETRTFLGC; from the coding sequence TTGATCACCCGCGTCCTGTACCTCCATGGCTTCGCCTCGTCGCCGCAGTCGGGCAAGGGGCAGTTCTTCACCGAGCGGTTCGCCGAGGTGGGCATCCCGGTCGTCACGCCCGACCTGAACGCGCCCGACTTCGGCACCCTGACGGTCACGCGCATGCTCGACGAAGTGGGGAGCGTGATCGCCCAGGGACCGCCGGGCCCGGTCGTGTTGATGGGATCGAGCATGGGCGGCTTCGTGGCCTGGAACGCCGCCGCGCGGCTCGCGCCCGTCCTGCCGCACCATCCCATCGCGAAGCTCGTGTTGCTCGCGCCTGCCGTGCTGTTCGGGCACGATCGGCGCGACGACTTCGGTCCCGGCGTGGTCGACGAGTGGGAGCGCGCCGGCACGCGCGAGTTCTTCCACTACGGCGAGAACCGGCCGCGCCACCTGCACTTCGAGTTCTACCGCGATGCGATGACCTACCACGCGGATCAGGCCGTGGTGCACCAGCCGACGCTCATCTTCCAGGGCATGCAGGACGAGGTCGTCAAGCCGCAGGGCGTCATCGAGTTCTGCCAGGGGCGGCCCAACGTGTCGCTCCGCCTGCTGCAGGATGGCCACCAGTTGCTCGGGCACCTCGACCAGATGTGGCACGAGACTCGCACGTTCCTCGGCTGCTGA
- a CDS encoding SpoIID/LytB domain-containing protein, with amino-acid sequence MRLTWPGRQVLGSNLAERLDDEVHAGSLFKLVVARAAVAQGLVTPDLRLACPRRVRVAGREVDCVHPDLGRPLALDDALAHSCNHFFVRLAERLDRRSLEQTFRALAATAGVSAPPLGAAPIGLVGLGLEGPRLGLRAWAGIVLAAMDVDASAGAGADLIVRGVRGAAREGTAIALRDGQHEVRAKTGTTLLGEGVQDGRVVAWRPETGEAVVVRAAGVPGRDAARLARAVWDAADAADQPRVRVGREREAGAGPPRVDRVPLETYVAGVVAAEGESSMPPAALDALAVAVRSYALAPSTRHARDGYDLCDTTHCQVLGAATSWSRAAAARTSGLLLARRGRVVAVPYSASCGGRLVSPSDLWAGPDERVTRTGPDPAGHQVGEWSSEVPVARLLSALQSAGHRGDVLRDVRIEARAAGGMPTRLALDGLAPASIDATTFRHVVGRAIGWDVLKSHTFEVTRTGRGYRFTGLGKGHGAGLCLRGATVLAARGDSLAEVLDTYVPGASLQARQDIVALRVPSAWEPQAATLLARARRQLALERHALGVVDGRDVRVEIHPTREAYQRATGRAWWTGASTRALGGKRYRIDVAPMPGQPSITAIEATLAHEFVHVLTWPLLASGPAWLAEGLAHGVARGALAPRQDGPCPTDDEIRRPGSLERMQEVYGRAAGCVARALPDGLASWRALR; translated from the coding sequence ATGCGCCTCACCTGGCCCGGCAGGCAGGTGCTCGGCTCCAACCTCGCCGAGCGCCTCGACGACGAGGTCCACGCGGGGTCGCTGTTCAAGCTGGTGGTCGCCCGTGCCGCGGTGGCGCAGGGGCTCGTGACCCCCGACCTGCGCCTCGCCTGTCCTCGTCGCGTGCGCGTCGCGGGCCGCGAGGTCGACTGTGTCCACCCCGACCTCGGCCGACCGCTCGCCCTCGACGACGCGCTCGCGCACTCCTGCAATCACTTCTTCGTTCGCCTTGCGGAGCGACTCGATCGGCGAAGCCTCGAGCAGACGTTCCGCGCGTTGGCGGCAACGGCCGGTGTCAGCGCGCCGCCGCTCGGCGCAGCCCCGATCGGCCTCGTGGGGCTCGGCCTCGAGGGGCCTCGGCTCGGCTTGCGAGCCTGGGCCGGGATCGTACTGGCGGCGATGGACGTCGACGCGTCGGCCGGCGCCGGGGCCGACCTGATCGTCCGCGGCGTGCGTGGCGCAGCGCGCGAAGGCACGGCAATCGCGCTGCGTGACGGTCAGCACGAGGTGCGTGCCAAGACCGGCACCACCCTGCTCGGCGAGGGTGTGCAGGATGGCCGCGTCGTGGCGTGGCGTCCGGAAACCGGCGAGGCCGTCGTGGTTCGCGCCGCCGGTGTCCCCGGGCGTGATGCCGCTCGCCTCGCACGGGCCGTGTGGGACGCCGCGGATGCGGCCGATCAGCCCCGCGTGCGCGTCGGCCGCGAGCGCGAGGCTGGCGCCGGCCCCCCTCGCGTCGATCGGGTGCCGCTCGAGACCTACGTCGCGGGAGTCGTCGCGGCGGAGGGGGAGTCCTCGATGCCACCGGCGGCGCTCGACGCGCTGGCCGTGGCGGTTCGCAGCTACGCCCTCGCGCCCTCGACGCGGCACGCGCGCGACGGCTACGACCTCTGCGACACGACGCACTGCCAGGTGCTCGGCGCGGCGACCTCCTGGAGTCGGGCCGCGGCGGCGCGGACCTCCGGACTGTTGCTGGCGCGCCGCGGGCGCGTGGTGGCCGTGCCGTACTCGGCCTCCTGCGGCGGGCGCCTCGTCTCGCCGTCGGACCTGTGGGCCGGACCCGATGAGCGCGTGACGCGGACTGGCCCGGACCCGGCGGGCCACCAGGTGGGGGAGTGGTCCAGCGAAGTGCCGGTCGCGCGGCTGCTCTCCGCGCTGCAGTCGGCCGGACACCGTGGCGACGTGCTGCGCGACGTCCGGATCGAGGCACGTGCCGCCGGCGGAATGCCGACGCGGCTGGCGCTCGACGGCCTCGCCCCGGCCTCCATCGACGCCACGACCTTCCGGCACGTCGTCGGGCGGGCCATCGGCTGGGACGTCCTCAAGAGCCACACGTTCGAGGTGACGCGCACGGGCCGCGGGTATCGCTTCACGGGCCTCGGCAAGGGACACGGTGCCGGCCTCTGCCTGCGCGGCGCCACGGTGCTCGCCGCGCGCGGCGACTCGCTGGCCGAGGTTCTCGACACCTACGTGCCCGGCGCGTCCCTCCAGGCCAGGCAGGACATCGTCGCGCTGCGGGTGCCGTCGGCGTGGGAGCCGCAGGCCGCGACACTGCTGGCTCGCGCCCGGCGCCAGCTCGCCTTGGAGCGTCACGCGCTCGGGGTCGTGGACGGCCGCGACGTGCGGGTGGAGATCCACCCGACCCGCGAGGCGTACCAGCGTGCAACGGGGCGGGCCTGGTGGACCGGCGCGAGTACCCGCGCCCTCGGGGGCAAGCGATACCGTATCGATGTGGCGCCGATGCCCGGACAGCCCTCGATCACCGCCATCGAAGCGACCCTGGCTCACGAGTTCGTGCACGTGCTCACGTGGCCCCTGCTCGCCAGCGGCCCCGCCTGGCTCGCCGAAGGGCTCGCGCACGGCGTCGCGCGAGGGGCGCTGGCGCCCCGGCAGGACGGCCCATGCCCGACCGACGACGAGATCCGTCGCCCCGGCAGCCTCGAGCGCATGCAGGAGGTCTACGGCCGGGCGGCGGGCTGCGTGGCGCGCGCCCTGCCGGACGGCCTCGCCTCCTGGCGGGCCCTCCGCTGA
- a CDS encoding VOC family protein, with protein MSNAQPRFGSCCTSMLYTRDLERSRTFYDRWLPAWSFDTATDDPRHITIRMGDQAVAHARVVEGDGDEWVPMVRVADLEASLVTATTIGATIVDRDDIAGVARIARLRDLEGATFGLWQPSPDLGVAVTDVVGSLWWIEVLTRDPARAVQFYSRLFGWQARTTAFAPFDSYVVLERSGHQEGGVLPIDPDWDVPPRWNTIVAVADADAAWREAASLGGCAHFAHTVPSAGRIAGVSDPGGAILIVRGPVPQP; from the coding sequence ATGTCCAATGCGCAGCCTCGCTTCGGTTCGTGCTGCACGTCGATGCTGTACACGCGCGATCTCGAACGCAGTCGCACCTTCTACGATCGATGGCTGCCGGCGTGGTCGTTCGACACAGCTACCGACGACCCGCGTCACATCACCATCAGGATGGGTGACCAGGCGGTGGCGCACGCGCGCGTCGTCGAGGGAGACGGCGACGAGTGGGTGCCGATGGTGCGGGTCGCCGACCTCGAGGCGTCGCTGGTGACGGCGACGACCATCGGGGCCACGATCGTGGACCGCGACGACATCGCCGGCGTCGCCCGCATCGCTCGTCTGCGCGACCTCGAAGGGGCGACCTTCGGGCTGTGGCAGCCCTCGCCGGACCTCGGCGTTGCCGTCACCGACGTGGTCGGCAGCCTCTGGTGGATCGAGGTGCTGACGCGTGACCCGGCGCGCGCCGTGCAGTTCTACAGCCGTCTCTTCGGCTGGCAGGCCCGGACGACGGCCTTCGCGCCCTTCGACAGCTACGTCGTGCTCGAACGCAGCGGGCATCAGGAAGGTGGGGTGTTGCCCATCGATCCCGACTGGGATGTGCCACCGCGCTGGAACACCATCGTTGCCGTGGCTGATGCCGATGCAGCGTGGCGCGAGGCGGCGTCGCTCGGAGGCTGCGCCCACTTCGCGCACACCGTGCCGTCAGCCGGCCGGATTGCCGGCGTCAGCGATCCTGGCGGCGCCATCCTGATCGTCCGCGGACCCGTGCCGCAGCCCTGA